A genome region from Microplitis demolitor isolate Queensland-Clemson2020A chromosome 1, iyMicDemo2.1a, whole genome shotgun sequence includes the following:
- the LOC103576996 gene encoding coiled-coil domain-containing protein 86, giving the protein MSMAQKKRFSSLIKTRGLRISFEKKQKLREELKRVKEQSRALKDKFKAEKEAKKQRRIENLKRAQENAKKNEIVQVIKNTAKIKRMKKKQLRMIEKRDTLNASS; this is encoded by the exons ATGTCAATGGCTCAAAAAAAGAG atTTTCTTCACTAATAAAAACAAGAGGTTTACGTATCTCTTTTgagaagaaacaaaaattgagAGAAGAATTGAAACGTGTTAAAGAACAATCACGCGCATTAAAAGACAAATTTAAAGCTGAAAAAGAAGCTAAAAAGCAACggagaattgaaaatttgaaacgaGCTCAAGAGAATgctaagaaaaatgaaattgtccAAGTA ataaaaaatactgCAAAAATAAAGAGAATGAAGAAGAAACAATTACGAATGATAGAAAAACGTGATACACTCAATGCATCATCATAA